A single Nycticebus coucang isolate mNycCou1 chromosome 16, mNycCou1.pri, whole genome shotgun sequence DNA region contains:
- the LOC128567486 gene encoding cytochrome P450 2H2-like, translating to MMEKAMLSRTLCRTLLQENTLAQAHGRVFTVWVGLTPVVVLSGFQAVKEALVANSEQLSGRPLSPLFWDLFGERGVICSNGHTWRQQRRFCVVTLRELGLGKLALEVQLQEEAAELAEAFRQEQGKQWAGAGGKT from the exons ATGATGGAGAAAGCCATGCTGAGCAGGACTCTGTGTAGGACGCTACTCCAGGAGAACACT CTGGCCCAGGCTCATGGACGTGTGTTCACCGTGTGGGTAGGCCTCACACCTGTCGTGGTGCTGAGCGGCTTTCAGGCGGTGAAGGAAGCGTTGGTCGCCAACTCAGAGCAGCTCTCTGGCAGGCCCCTCAGCCCACTCTTTTGGGACCTGTTTGGAGAAAGAG GGGTCATCTGCAGCAACGGGCATACGTGGCGGCAACAGAGACGCTTCTGCGTGGTGACGCTCCGAGAGCTGGGCCTAGGTAAGCTGGCGCTGGAGGTGCAGCTGCAGGAAGAGGCAGCAGAGCTGGCTGAAGCCTTCCGCCAGGAGCAGGGTAAGcagtgggctggggcaggggggAAGACCTGA
- the LOC128567487 gene encoding cytochrome P450 2J2-like has translation MPPQPKLTPLLSGRPFDPQVYIVRSTVRVIGALVFGHCFFSEDPTFQELTQAIDFGLAFVSTVWRRLYDMFPWALRHLPGPHQEMFRYQEAIRGFIYQEIIRHKLRAPEAPKDFISCYLAQITKATDDPVSTFNEENLIQVVTDLFLAGTDTTATTLRWALIYMVQHRAIQDRVQQELDEVLGAASAVCYQDRKRLPYTWAVLHEVQRLSSVVAVGAVRQCVTSTHVCGYPIPKGTIILPNLASVLYDPECWETPRQFNPGHFLDKDGSFVVNEAFLPFSAGHRMCPGDQLARMELFLMFATLLRNFWFQLPEGSSGLRLEYIFGGTLQPQPQEICAVPRLDSPSPGPRAEGQ, from the exons ATGCCTCCTCAGCCTAAGCTTACCCCTCTACTCTCAGGTAGACCCTTCGACCCTCAGGTATACATTGTCAGGTCCACGGTCAGAGTGATTGGGGCCCTTGTGTTTGGCCACTGCTTCTTCTCGGAGGATCCTACCTTCCAGGAACTGACTCAAGCCATCGACTTTGGCCTGGCCTTTGTCAGCACCGTGTGGCGCCGG CTGTACGACATGTTTCCCTGGGCCCTCCGCCATCTCCCAGGACCTCACCAGGAGATGTTCAGGTACCAGGAGGCTATAAGGGGCTTTATCTACCAGGAGATCATCAGGCACAAGCTTAGGGCACCTGAGGCCCCCAAGGACTTCATCAGCTGCTACCTGGCCCAGATCACTAAG GCCACAGATGACCCTGTCTCCACATTCAACGAGGAGAACCTGATCCAGGTGGTGACTGACCTGTTTCTGGCTGGCACTGACACCACAGCCACCACCCTGCGCTGGGCGCTCATCTACATGGTCCAGCACAGAGCCATCCAGG ACAGGGTGCAGCAGGAGCTAGATGAGGTGCTGGGTGCTGCCTCTGCTGTCTGCTACCAAGACCGAAAACGACTACCCTACACCTGGGCTGTCCTCCACGAGGTGCAGCGCCTCAGCAGCGTTGTGGCTGTGGGCGCCGTGCGCCAATGCGTGACATCCACCCACGTGTGTGGCTACCCTATACCCAAG GGCACCATCATCTTGCCCAACCTGGCCTCCGTGCTCTATGACCCCGAGTGCTGGGAAACCCCTCGACAGTTCAACCCTGGCCACTTCCTGGACAAGGATGGAAGCTTTGTGGTCAATGAGGCCTTCCTGCCATTCTCTGCAG GGCATCGGATGTGCCCTGGGGACCAGCTGGCTCGAATGGAGCTCTTCCTGATGTTTGCCACCCTCCTGAGGAACTTTTGGTTCCAATTGCCAGAAGGGAGCTCAGGTCTCAGGCTGGAGTACATCTTTGGGGGcaccctgcagccccagccccaggagaTCTGTGCAGTGCCCCGCCTGGACAGCCCCAGCCCAGGTCCTCGGGCAGAGGGCCAATAG